A genomic stretch from Acropora palmata chromosome 13, jaAcrPala1.3, whole genome shotgun sequence includes:
- the LOC141864631 gene encoding calcium/calmodulin-dependent protein kinase type 1-like isoform X1 yields MAELKSPTNADGELRNASEVKKPRHRRMPLFGKKKFDEKITKKYDFHKVLGTGAFSEVILAEEKSTGKLYAVKCINKRNISGKEDAVENEIAILKKVNHSNIIRLWEIFDNKTHLYLVMDLVQGGELFDRIVEKGSYTEKDASDLIRQVLLAVDYLHGQGIVHRDLKPENLLYYSPEDDSKIMISDFGLSKTEEDGSMMATACGTPGYVAPEVLKQKPYGKAVDCWAVGVICYILLCGYPPFYDDSDANLFAQIMRGEYEFDSPYWDDISDSAKDFISSLLQVDPKRRYTCKQALAHPWIAEGTAREVDIHASVSEQIKKNFYKAKWKQAFNAAAAINRMKNLQLGSGSTKSSESNNNGNLS; encoded by the exons ATGGCCGAACTAAAATCGCCAACGAACGCAGACGGCGAATTACGAAACGCTAGCGAAGTTAAAAAGCCTCGACATAGGCG AATGCCACTGTTTGGAAAGAAGAAATTCGACGAGAAGATAACGAAGAAATATGATTTCCATAAAGTGTTGGGAAC GGGCGCTTTCTCAGAGGTTATTTTAGCCGAAGAAAAGTCAACTGGCAAATTGTATGCGGTAAAATGCATCAATAAACGAAATATTTCTGGAAAAGAGGATGCGGTGGAAAACGAAATCGCTATCTTGAAAAA GGTGAATCATTCCAATATCATCCGGTTATGGGAAATTTTTGACAACAAAACCCATCTCTACCTTGTCATGGATTT ggTTCAAGGAGGAGAGTTGTTTGACAGAATAGTTGAGAAAGGTAGCTACACAGAGAAGGATGCCAGTGATCTTATCAGACAAGTCCTTTTAGCGGTTGATTATTTACATGGCCAAGGAATTGTCCATAGAGATTTAAAA CCTGAAAACCTTCTTTATTATAG TCCTGAAGATGATTCTAAAATAATGATCAGTGATTTTGGATTATCCAAGACAGAAGAAGATGGCAGTATGATGGCTACTGCGTGTGGTACACCAGGATATGTTG CCCCTGAGGTTCTTAAACAGAAGCCCTACGGGAAAGCAGTTGACTGTTGGGCCGTTGGTGTAATCTGTTACATCTT GCTTTGTGGTTATCCCCCGTTCTACGACGACAGCGATGCAAATTTATTTGCACAGATCATGAGAGGAGAGTACGAGTTTGATTCGCCATACTG ggaCGATATTTCAGACTCAG CCAAAGATTTCATTTCCAGTTTGTTACAAGTGGACCCCAAAAGAAGGTATACTTGCAAACAGGCCCTAGCTCACCCGTG gaTTGCCGAGGGGACAGCGCGAGAGGTCGACATTCATGCGTCAGTTAGTGAACAGataaagaagaatttttaCAAGGCAAAGTGGAAG CAAGCGTTCAACGCTGCGGCAGCCATCAATCGAATGAAAAACCTTCAGCTCGGTTCTGGATCAACGAAATCGTCGGAGTCGAACAACAATGGAAATTTATCTTAA
- the LOC141864631 gene encoding calcium/calmodulin-dependent protein kinase type 1D-like isoform X2: MKKSVCHREHQTNERMPLFGKKKFDEKITKKYDFHKVLGTGAFSEVILAEEKSTGKLYAVKCINKRNISGKEDAVENEIAILKKVNHSNIIRLWEIFDNKTHLYLVMDLVQGGELFDRIVEKGSYTEKDASDLIRQVLLAVDYLHGQGIVHRDLKPENLLYYSPEDDSKIMISDFGLSKTEEDGSMMATACGTPGYVAPEVLKQKPYGKAVDCWAVGVICYILLCGYPPFYDDSDANLFAQIMRGEYEFDSPYWDDISDSAKDFISSLLQVDPKRRYTCKQALAHPWIAEGTAREVDIHASVSEQIKKNFYKAKWKQAFNAAAAINRMKNLQLGSGSTKSSESNNNGNLS, translated from the exons ATGAAGAAAAGCGTTTGCCATAGGGAACaccaaacaaatgaaag AATGCCACTGTTTGGAAAGAAGAAATTCGACGAGAAGATAACGAAGAAATATGATTTCCATAAAGTGTTGGGAAC GGGCGCTTTCTCAGAGGTTATTTTAGCCGAAGAAAAGTCAACTGGCAAATTGTATGCGGTAAAATGCATCAATAAACGAAATATTTCTGGAAAAGAGGATGCGGTGGAAAACGAAATCGCTATCTTGAAAAA GGTGAATCATTCCAATATCATCCGGTTATGGGAAATTTTTGACAACAAAACCCATCTCTACCTTGTCATGGATTT ggTTCAAGGAGGAGAGTTGTTTGACAGAATAGTTGAGAAAGGTAGCTACACAGAGAAGGATGCCAGTGATCTTATCAGACAAGTCCTTTTAGCGGTTGATTATTTACATGGCCAAGGAATTGTCCATAGAGATTTAAAA CCTGAAAACCTTCTTTATTATAG TCCTGAAGATGATTCTAAAATAATGATCAGTGATTTTGGATTATCCAAGACAGAAGAAGATGGCAGTATGATGGCTACTGCGTGTGGTACACCAGGATATGTTG CCCCTGAGGTTCTTAAACAGAAGCCCTACGGGAAAGCAGTTGACTGTTGGGCCGTTGGTGTAATCTGTTACATCTT GCTTTGTGGTTATCCCCCGTTCTACGACGACAGCGATGCAAATTTATTTGCACAGATCATGAGAGGAGAGTACGAGTTTGATTCGCCATACTG ggaCGATATTTCAGACTCAG CCAAAGATTTCATTTCCAGTTTGTTACAAGTGGACCCCAAAAGAAGGTATACTTGCAAACAGGCCCTAGCTCACCCGTG gaTTGCCGAGGGGACAGCGCGAGAGGTCGACATTCATGCGTCAGTTAGTGAACAGataaagaagaatttttaCAAGGCAAAGTGGAAG CAAGCGTTCAACGCTGCGGCAGCCATCAATCGAATGAAAAACCTTCAGCTCGGTTCTGGATCAACGAAATCGTCGGAGTCGAACAACAATGGAAATTTATCTTAA
- the LOC141864631 gene encoding calcium/calmodulin-dependent protein kinase type 1D-like isoform X3 codes for MNFGRWFCCSDRMPLFGKKKFDEKITKKYDFHKVLGTGAFSEVILAEEKSTGKLYAVKCINKRNISGKEDAVENEIAILKKVNHSNIIRLWEIFDNKTHLYLVMDLVQGGELFDRIVEKGSYTEKDASDLIRQVLLAVDYLHGQGIVHRDLKPENLLYYSPEDDSKIMISDFGLSKTEEDGSMMATACGTPGYVAPEVLKQKPYGKAVDCWAVGVICYILLCGYPPFYDDSDANLFAQIMRGEYEFDSPYWDDISDSAKDFISSLLQVDPKRRYTCKQALAHPWIAEGTAREVDIHASVSEQIKKNFYKAKWKQAFNAAAAINRMKNLQLGSGSTKSSESNNNGNLS; via the exons ATGAATTTTGGTCGTTGGTTTTGTTGCTCCGATAGAATGCCACTGTTTGGAAAGAAGAAATTCGACGAGAAGATAACGAAGAAATATGATTTCCATAAAGTGTTGGGAAC GGGCGCTTTCTCAGAGGTTATTTTAGCCGAAGAAAAGTCAACTGGCAAATTGTATGCGGTAAAATGCATCAATAAACGAAATATTTCTGGAAAAGAGGATGCGGTGGAAAACGAAATCGCTATCTTGAAAAA GGTGAATCATTCCAATATCATCCGGTTATGGGAAATTTTTGACAACAAAACCCATCTCTACCTTGTCATGGATTT ggTTCAAGGAGGAGAGTTGTTTGACAGAATAGTTGAGAAAGGTAGCTACACAGAGAAGGATGCCAGTGATCTTATCAGACAAGTCCTTTTAGCGGTTGATTATTTACATGGCCAAGGAATTGTCCATAGAGATTTAAAA CCTGAAAACCTTCTTTATTATAG TCCTGAAGATGATTCTAAAATAATGATCAGTGATTTTGGATTATCCAAGACAGAAGAAGATGGCAGTATGATGGCTACTGCGTGTGGTACACCAGGATATGTTG CCCCTGAGGTTCTTAAACAGAAGCCCTACGGGAAAGCAGTTGACTGTTGGGCCGTTGGTGTAATCTGTTACATCTT GCTTTGTGGTTATCCCCCGTTCTACGACGACAGCGATGCAAATTTATTTGCACAGATCATGAGAGGAGAGTACGAGTTTGATTCGCCATACTG ggaCGATATTTCAGACTCAG CCAAAGATTTCATTTCCAGTTTGTTACAAGTGGACCCCAAAAGAAGGTATACTTGCAAACAGGCCCTAGCTCACCCGTG gaTTGCCGAGGGGACAGCGCGAGAGGTCGACATTCATGCGTCAGTTAGTGAACAGataaagaagaatttttaCAAGGCAAAGTGGAAG CAAGCGTTCAACGCTGCGGCAGCCATCAATCGAATGAAAAACCTTCAGCTCGGTTCTGGATCAACGAAATCGTCGGAGTCGAACAACAATGGAAATTTATCTTAA
- the LOC141864631 gene encoding calcium/calmodulin-dependent protein kinase type 1D-like isoform X4, whose protein sequence is MPLFGKKKFDEKITKKYDFHKVLGTGAFSEVILAEEKSTGKLYAVKCINKRNISGKEDAVENEIAILKKVNHSNIIRLWEIFDNKTHLYLVMDLVQGGELFDRIVEKGSYTEKDASDLIRQVLLAVDYLHGQGIVHRDLKPENLLYYSPEDDSKIMISDFGLSKTEEDGSMMATACGTPGYVAPEVLKQKPYGKAVDCWAVGVICYILLCGYPPFYDDSDANLFAQIMRGEYEFDSPYWDDISDSAKDFISSLLQVDPKRRYTCKQALAHPWIAEGTAREVDIHASVSEQIKKNFYKAKWKQAFNAAAAINRMKNLQLGSGSTKSSESNNNGNLS, encoded by the exons ATGCCACTGTTTGGAAAGAAGAAATTCGACGAGAAGATAACGAAGAAATATGATTTCCATAAAGTGTTGGGAAC GGGCGCTTTCTCAGAGGTTATTTTAGCCGAAGAAAAGTCAACTGGCAAATTGTATGCGGTAAAATGCATCAATAAACGAAATATTTCTGGAAAAGAGGATGCGGTGGAAAACGAAATCGCTATCTTGAAAAA GGTGAATCATTCCAATATCATCCGGTTATGGGAAATTTTTGACAACAAAACCCATCTCTACCTTGTCATGGATTT ggTTCAAGGAGGAGAGTTGTTTGACAGAATAGTTGAGAAAGGTAGCTACACAGAGAAGGATGCCAGTGATCTTATCAGACAAGTCCTTTTAGCGGTTGATTATTTACATGGCCAAGGAATTGTCCATAGAGATTTAAAA CCTGAAAACCTTCTTTATTATAG TCCTGAAGATGATTCTAAAATAATGATCAGTGATTTTGGATTATCCAAGACAGAAGAAGATGGCAGTATGATGGCTACTGCGTGTGGTACACCAGGATATGTTG CCCCTGAGGTTCTTAAACAGAAGCCCTACGGGAAAGCAGTTGACTGTTGGGCCGTTGGTGTAATCTGTTACATCTT GCTTTGTGGTTATCCCCCGTTCTACGACGACAGCGATGCAAATTTATTTGCACAGATCATGAGAGGAGAGTACGAGTTTGATTCGCCATACTG ggaCGATATTTCAGACTCAG CCAAAGATTTCATTTCCAGTTTGTTACAAGTGGACCCCAAAAGAAGGTATACTTGCAAACAGGCCCTAGCTCACCCGTG gaTTGCCGAGGGGACAGCGCGAGAGGTCGACATTCATGCGTCAGTTAGTGAACAGataaagaagaatttttaCAAGGCAAAGTGGAAG CAAGCGTTCAACGCTGCGGCAGCCATCAATCGAATGAAAAACCTTCAGCTCGGTTCTGGATCAACGAAATCGTCGGAGTCGAACAACAATGGAAATTTATCTTAA